In Lycium barbarum isolate Lr01 chromosome 9, ASM1917538v2, whole genome shotgun sequence, the DNA window TTGTGGTGCTTATGGTTGGAAAGGAACCAAAGATGTTTTCATGGTATTGTAACTGCCAGCTCAAATCTCAAGGCCAGATGCCTGACTACTCTTTTTAGCTGGATTAATTTTACCCCTGCTTATAACCCAGACTCTTTTTTGGATTTTATTAGCTCCTTAGTCTTATGATAGATTCTTGGATTTGTCAGCTCTCTAGACTTACGATAGGTTTTTTGTTATCTTTGTATGAGCTGATATTTCCTCCTCTTTTGTAACTATGCATCCCCTTGATGCCTTTGTGATTATAAAACACTTacatcatcaaaaaaaaaaaaaaaaaagcttcaatACAATGATTTTATCCTGAAATAGATAGATATAAGCCCTTGAATGATCAGTTTAGACTCAGATGCCAGGCAGACATGTTGAACTTGAGCTGCCCGGTTATCCCCTCTTAGATGTTAGTAGTAGATATTGTCTACTGTTATGATGTCATATATCTCTTGGTTCAATCACATAGACAATTTTCCTTGTGTTCTCCCTTCATTTAATGTAGCAATATTTCGAATTACATTTTCCCTCTTCTATAACAATAAATCAGCTTATAAATATTAGCATGTACAGAGCCTACTGGATACATCATATGGCTAATAGGTTATTCCAGAAAAAGAATTCTCGGATCCACCAAAAAGGCTACCACACCCACGTCGAATCCTCCAAGAATGGATAACTTTTCGAGGATCCAACACATACCTGACAGTCTTTTTCTAAGAACCCGAGCAACATAGTGTCACATGTGTTTTCTCCCCGGACAAACTGCTCATGGCATACACACCAATATATCTCCACATTCTCTTGAGTTGCTTCTTTGTCCTTCCCAGCAGAGCTTCCTTCAATGTGTGCAGCAGAGTCCACTGTACTCCATGGTAGTTAAGAAATAAGCAGCGTATCTGCTATTGCAACGCAGAAATAAAGGAGTCAACGATGACAAAATTTTTGAACCACGCAAGCCATGAGAACTCCAAGCTGTTCTTCAGTTGACTCTCAAAAAAGAAGTAGACGATTCATAACTCAGCAATCTTTTTTGTAGATGATTGGAAGTAAGAGGGTAAGAAAATCATCGATTTTCTCCATTAGTACTTCCTAATATGCCTGTCTTCATGTCCCCACGTGGATCAATAAATCGCAACCATATAAGTTTTCATCGACTCGAAGATAGCAGGTGCAAATAAAGTTAACTTTTTGATTTAGCCTGTCCATCAATCAACCTGTTATAAGTAGCAATATCAGGTATAAACCCCAAATCCAACATCTCTTCCACCAGAGCTTCTGATTCCTTCTTTTTACCCTCTCTCTTAAAACCTGATATCAAAATATTATACGTTACAGTATCAGGATCCAAACCCTTGTTTAAACCCAATAACCTCATCTTATTTGCTTCCTTCGCTCTTCCTGTATCGCACATGTCAGTAACTAGACAATTAAACGTTACACTATCCGGAACCATACCTTCCTGCAGCATTTTCTCCATAATTTCGGATGCTTCGTCAATCTTTCTCGTTCTCCTTAGACCTTCAATCAAGGTTGTACAAGCGATTAAGCTTGGAGAATCCCCGTTCCTCCATAACTCACTCACCAATTCGATAGCTCTTGCCACGTTTCCTTCACTACAAAGCCTCTCAACTAACTCAAAATAATCAAATGTTCTTGGCAACACCTTTTTCCTCGAAAAGTCGACCAACAAATCGCACGCTTTTAACACCATTCTCTTCCTGCAAAGCCCATCAACCAAAATCTCACAAGTCACCGATGAAATCTCCCATCCCATCTCAGTCATCTCATAAGCCATCCCGATCCCCTCCTCAATCTTGCCATCCAATAGAAACCATTTGATTAAAGTATTAAAACTAACTACATTTGGAGCACATCCATGAGTTTTCATCTCCTTAAACATTTGCAGAGCCAAACCCAATTGCGAGTTCTTACAGTACCCAGAAATCAAAGTATTGAACGTAATCACATCAGGCTTTACTCGATCTCCAATCATCCTACGGTAAAACTCCAAAGCCTTATCAAAATGCTTAAACTTCACAAATCCATGAATTATTATATTGCAAACAGCAACATCAGGCTTCCCGTCAATCAATCTCCTCATTGTGTCGAAAGCTAACAACGCATCATCAAATCTACCAGCTTTACAATAAGCATTAATGGCAAAACGGTAAATAGGTTCAGTTTTGGGGCAAGAGAAAATACCATCAGCACATGGGCAGGGGTTAGAGGAAATAAATTGGAGGAGAGTAGTAAGATATTGGAGGCGGTGAGTGGTAGCAAGCGTGCGGGCCATCCACTCATAAGTAGTGTGATCATGGCGGAACGAGTCGACAGAAGCAGCATAATTGAAGAGGTAGAAGTCAAGGTTAGTAAGGATAGGGTGGTAGTGGATGCGGTTTTTGAGAAAAGAGAGAAAATCTTTGGCTGTGAAAGACGGTTTAAGGTGGGTTTCCATGAGTTGGCTCAGTTGGTTTTGGGCAACAGGGGTGACGTTGTTGGTAGTGCACAATGAAGAATCTATTGTTCTCACCGCAAGAGGTAGCAGTGAAGTTCGATCAGAACCTGTTGATTTTGGAATGGATTTGAGAAATTTCTGGAATCCCATTTTCTTTTTGTTCTGCGTCCCTCGGCTGAACTTATTGTCCCTCACTTCTCCAGTAGCTGAATTTTCATGAAAACCCTGTAATGTGAAATTATGTCATTCTAATATCAATCTAAGAATTAGTTATTTTGATCAAGAGACTGCAATAGCCAGTTTTCTAAGAAGAAACAAAATATCTATTTCGTGCTTCAATTTTTCAACCATGTTCAAACAACTTAAATCAAATCTGTTTGATTTCAATCacaatttaattcaattcaactGACACATATTAGTTCAATTTGATGATACTGACAAACCTATTCAGTTCAACAAACTAACTATAAATCACAATTCAATTCAATCCCAGTAAAAATACAGTTTCAATTGTATTGAATTTGGTTAGTAAGCACTCTAAACATGGAGCAGTTAGTTACATGTCGGGACTAGACACTACTTCAACATAGTACCTAGTGTTACAATTAGGAGTTACATTTCCAGTTAGAAAGAAGGTTAAAATTGCATATTTATATACATGTTAGTAATATTTAAGTAGGTAAAATAAGTCGTTAAACGATTTGCAAACAGAGAATAATATGCAAAACCTTGTACTACCATTTTTCGACAATCTTCACATTTTTTCTTTACCTATAAAGTAGAAGTGAGTGGTAGAACCAAGATTTTCATTAAGGAGATCTAGAATATAAGAAATAAACATACGATGAAGTCAAGGggattcaacaacaacaacaacaacaagcccagtataatcccaccatgtggggtctggggagggtagagtgtacgcagacctaatcCCCACCTTCAACACCTATTATATATAGGTAGAAAATAAGTTTGACCTTGTATACGTAGTGTAATTTTTCAATGAATGGGGTTCGGATGAAACCTCTTCCGGTACCCTAGCGTCGCCCTAAAGAACCGACAAGTTAAAGTAGCAACTATCCTTCACCACAAACAAAGTTCAGCTGGGAACAACACCAGCCTAGTGAAGAACCAGCAGTATTACTTGCCAATTTGGAACCCTTTTTTTTAGATAaaggtaagaaaaaaaaaagaagggttcCATATTGGCAAATAATACTGCTGGAACCCGTAAGACCAGGAGCGGATTTATAGCatgccgagggtgttcacccgaacaccctcggcaaaaaattacagtatatACATAGGgcaaattttctgtgtttatgtacatatattaacttttgaacaccctgaataaatgcaaaaggttagctcaagcggtCCAAGGTGTTCAAAATTATCATGTGTCCTAGGTTCAATTCCAATtcacaacattattttttatatttagctttctGTTATTTTTTTGAACCTCCTGAGTGAAAATTCTGGATCCACCTCTGCTTAATTTGAAATGAGGATTACATATtacctaaaaaaaaaagaaatatttaaaaagaaGGGGAGAAAAAAGTTGAACTTTTTTTGTTAGTAACAGTTTGCTCTTTGAAACAAGACAAGATGATTGATCAGATAAGTCTATTCCAAATACCAGAAAGAAAATTAAATACAAGCCCTACTCCTTAAATTCATCAAGAAAAGGACCCATAGCCACAAATTAGCAAAAATCAAAACCAATATATGAAATCCCCAATTTTTTAAACAGTAAGTTCAAGATTGCAAAACCCAATCAATATAGTTACAAATTTTCATCTAAGCTGACAAAATTGGAATAATAAAGGTAACAAAATAAAGGATAAAATTAACTTTTGAACTATGTAAAATACCTTAAATAGATTCAGGTTGGAAAGTTTTGGTGGCCAAAAacctcaaaatttccatttttgaAGACTCCTTCGAGTTTCCATTAGCTGATGCTACtatttactattatatataagagcaaagtcctcacaataatttctcaatttttttaaaattttttaattaattacttttaggtcctaatcttatttatttaaatcaatttttttattttttgtttttaagatctacttttcaaaagctatcgaacctggaaacttttgtagtcctcacaataatttttaattttttttaaaactttttatttaattacttttaggtcctaatcttatttatttaagtcaatttttttattttttgtttttaaggtctacttttgaaaaactatcgaacctcctacctcatttttcatgttttttggttttctggttggtgctcgatagccgcatttgagcccaattaatccagataattcgcactgtatcgcgcctattcggggggagcgcttcctccaaagattttttccatatccatgttcgaacccctaatccctaattaagagaggagcagctccatccgctgcacaagttaaattatgtatttgtcttaaaagttcattaactatgtatagattatttatttagaactaaataacttcagaaaattaagATACAtatgttataaatgtcaaattctggctccacatttgatttgaagtaaataattgcgtcaaaatgaaagttaaaatattaaacgAGTGGAATGAAatttttgctttcatataactacccacttgtgggactacaatgggtatatggttgttgttgctgtcgttgtacacttgtactaacacaaattatatttctttagttaaaatatctacttttatatcttgagtttgggcccgggccgaacccctaattcctaattaagagaggagcaactctatccgctgcacaagttaaattatgtatttgtcttaaaagttcattaactatgtatagattatttatttagaactaaataacttcagaaaattaggatacataagttataaatgttaaattctggctccacatttgatttgaagtaaataatttcatcaaaatggaagttaaaatattaaaggagtggaatcaaaattttgctttcatataattacccacttgtgggactgcaatgggtatatggttgttgttgttattgtacacttgtactaacacaaattatatttctttagttaaattatctacttttatattttaagtttgggtccgggcttagcacgggcctcacataactagtgtGAAAAATAATCCCTTAGGTTTGGGGGTGTGTTCAAAATGGTCTCTTAATATACTTACGAGAAATTTTGACCCTTTAAATTTGTCAAAAGTGATCACTTTAATTTTCCATAAATACTTAACCAACTTTACTTATTAAAATTAACAGGTTACGTGAAATGGAAAAAAATGATTTAACGTAGAGCTTATATTTGGAGGTGCAATTTTTAAAATTTCTGCTATTTTTCATCTATACATGGAGTCTGTGTAACTTATGAAATGTTGTTTTGTATTTCGTTTTGTATGAGATTATTAAAACGAATTTTggtaatattttgccatttcatttggcaaaataccctaatatatattatatatattttacatataattTTAAGTATTATTATGTCTATTTGAAAATCAGTTATGTAAGAAACAAGTATTTCAATTAATTAAGACATTAAATTGTTAATTACTGTAATTAATAGCTtcagaaaataaatattttactttGTTAAAGTCAAGAAACTTAATCCATTAATTGAATTAATGATTCATCTCAATTTTATTTCAAACTTGTTCTGAAGAATGGCTTTAATCAAAAATTAATAAAAGCCCACTAAGCTTGCTTTCAGATTTACAAGGAAACACAATACGGCAGCAGTGATTCCCCAGTAATTAATGGTGGTGGCCGTAAAGACGATAGTACTAGAGGGGGAGGTGTGGTGGAAGAAGATAGGGAGAAGAGGGAAGGGTAAAATTGGATTTGtaagtgaggtggcatgccacataatatttattttattttaatatttattttattaaaatattaataCCATGTCGGATTGGGGTCAACTTTAACTATGGAGGAGTATATTTGAAATCAAAGTATAACTGCAGAGGTTTATTTGGATCCAAAATATAATAAAGGTATATTTAGCTATTTTTCGATAGAATAGGTtcatatttggcccttttccaattATTAAAAATCGAATACGTATTCCACATATCCCATCAAATAATGCTTTATATTCTCGTCACTTCTCTCAAATCTATTTCATTTAATTTTTAATTCATTAACTAATTCAGACATTCAATCTCTATGAACCTAACTTACTTTCAAGTTTACTCAATTATAAAAACGGAAAtcggtcaaatatacccctatactatcggaaaagggctaaatatatccctcgttatattttgggtccaaatatacctctgtcattatattatggatgttacggttcacttttacgcgggcgcATAAAAATTACTACAAGGTTGTTGgtactctaattggattttagcatgttgccacctaatttattaaaggaaaactaaaaaaatggggtaaagatttttcaagcaagagagaaatctttttgGTACCAAAAGTcgaggtaagagttctggtgatc includes these proteins:
- the LOC132609531 gene encoding pentatricopeptide repeat-containing protein At2g36240-like, translating into MGFQKFLKSIPKSTGSDRTSLLPLAVRTIDSSLCTTNNVTPVAQNQLSQLMETHLKPSFTAKDFLSFLKNRIHYHPILTNLDFYLFNYAASVDSFRHDHTTYEWMARTLATTHRLQYLTTLLQFISSNPCPCADGIFSCPKTEPIYRFAINAYCKAGRFDDALLAFDTMRRLIDGKPDVAVCNIIIHGFVKFKHFDKALEFYRRMIGDRVKPDVITFNTLISGYCKNSQLGLALQMFKEMKTHGCAPNVVSFNTLIKWFLLDGKIEEGIGMAYEMTEMGWEISSVTCEILVDGLCRKRMVLKACDLLVDFSRKKVLPRTFDYFELVERLCSEGNVARAIELVSELWRNGDSPSLIACTTLIEGLRRTRKIDEASEIMEKMLQEGMVPDSVTFNCLVTDMCDTGRAKEANKMRLLGLNKGLDPDTVTYNILISGFKREGKKKESEALVEEMLDLGFIPDIATYNRLIDGQAKSKS